A region of the Peredibacter starrii genome:
GGCCCCTTAAGGGGCCTTATTATTTTAGATGACTTCAATTTTACCAAGAGAGATGCGTTTTGCCTCAAACACCGTTGAGTATTCGACACGGTAGATGCCTGGCCCTAACTTAGGAAGAACAAAGTCCTTCTTAAGACGTCCACCCAGATCAAATCTTACTTTCGCTTCTTCTTCAATCGTAGAGATTTGAAGTTTCCAGAAGAGATTATCGTTAGCGGCAATGCCCAGGTCGAAAGGCACACAACGGAACTTCAGAGTGGCCTCTTTATCTGTATCGTTTTTGTAAGTCGCTTTATCAGTTGCTTCGAACTCGCCCTTATCGTTCTGAACCATGATGCTACAGTTAGCGTAGAAGTAGCTCATATCGTATTGAGCAGTTGGAAGTAGATCCACAGCATAGTTACCCTTGGCCACATTCATCGTGATTTCAGGGATGTCTTTTTTATTGTTGAAGATCTGAGACTTAATCGGAGTTACTTCACGAACCAGGACCAGTTCACCTTGAAGTGAAGATTGAGCAAGGTTACTGATATTGATTCTTCCACCTTCAGCAGCGGCGATATCCGTGTTTAGTTTAAGATTAATTTCTTCCATCTCAAACTCAACTGTTGCTGAACGCTCAGTTCCGCCGTTCATAAGCATTGTTACCTGGTAGTGACCTGGCTTAGGAGTCGCCATGACAAATTCACGAGTGAAAGCAATTTGTTCGGCACGAATATAGTCTGGAGTGAATGTTCCAAGATTCAGGAAGCTTGATTCGCCTTCAACCACACGCGCTCTTACTTTTACCCCTTTAACACCTTCTGGGATGTTCAGGTGAATACGAGCTCCTTCCTGAGAACCTACAGTCAGACTCTGGCGAAGGAATGTACGAGGACGAAGATCACGTACCGCAGTCACTGGAACCACTGCGAGAAGTGATTTGTCCGCTTTAGAGTAAAGACGGATTTCACCGAAAGCTTCATTCGCGTCACCCAGCATCTCTTCTGCGTTCACATCAACTGCGATTCGACTTTGAGAAACAGCGACCCAAAGTTCTTTTGGACCTTTGATGCCTTTAGTGTACTCGATATCAACTGGCGTAAGAAGATTTGTAGTTGCTTCAGATGGAGCAAGAGCTGAAAGCTCACCTGTGAATAGCACACGGTAAGTTTCAATTGAATCTGTTAATTGAGAAGTTCTAACGAAGATCCCTTGAGCGGCGGTTCCGTCTAGACCACCACGGTTCACACTGAGAGAAATATTCTGAAAATTCTGACCATTGATAAGAGTCTTATAAATTTCAAGCGCCTTTGGAATCTGTGGCAGACCATAACCTTGAGCAACGAATGGTTCATTGGCGATTCTTTTACCTGAAAGACGAAGGGCCGCAACAACAGTTGCTGCATTTACCTTCATACCAGCTTGCTTAATGGCCGAAACCAGAACTGTCGCAGCTCCCGCCAGGGCCGGTGAAGCAGAGCTTGTTCCGTTGAAAGCACGGTAACCAAGATTTGGAGAAGAGTGAGTTAAGCTAGAAAGTGGAGAAATAAGTGTTGGACCAGCACCACCCGCACCTGGACCGCGGCTTGAGTAATAAACCACGCGACCTTCTTCAGGAAGTCCAGTTGTTCCCCATACTCTTTCATCTAGTTCTTTTGGAACGTAGGCACCGGCAACAAGAGTTGAAGAAGGGTACATCAGACGACGGTTAAGTGATCCTAGACCCGGACCATTGTTGCCCGCAGAGAAGCTGATCACGATATTGTGCTTCTCGATGATTTGAGCAAGGGCCTTGCTCATAAATGCTTGAGTGGCAGTGTTTGTGAAGAACAGTGAATAACTAACGTTTGCTACTTCTGCACCTTGAGAACCTAACCAGTCAATCGCCAGAAGGAATGTTCCCAGCGTGTATTCGTTTTCAACTGGCCTATTTGTAAGTTCAGAGAGATCGTAGTCTACGATTTGTGCACCAGGGGCAACACCATCAAGGTTTCCACCACCCATTGAATTGTGAGCGGCCATAACACTCGCCACACCTTCACCGTGAGAGTCATCGTCTTTTTCTGGCTGAAGCACGCGAAGAGTTTTCTTAACCAGATCTACTTCTGTCATAACAGCAAGAGTTGGTTTCTTTGGAAGCAGGTAGTAGTCACCAGTCTTGGCGAACGTACCTTTACATTCAGACTCGTCAAATTTGTCATCAACGTTTAAATCAAGACAAACGCGAGAGCCATCAAGAGAAACTGAGGCCTTCCAATTGTTGATTGTTCCATCTTGGTTCAGATCCAGCTTACCACCGAAAGTCATGCCTTCTTTTACTTCAACAGTGAAGCCATCTTCAGCATCAACCAATGGGTAAACTGAGAATGTCGATTGAGATGTTTTAGCAAGAAACTTACGAGCACCAGTAGTTGTTTTCTGGAAGCCCACCTGATGAGGAGAGATACCATCATCAATCACACCAACGATAACACCACGGCCATCGGCCTCAGGATTTGTTTTCCAAAGATCCAGGATACCGAATTCTTTTTTAGCTACGTAAATGGCATCAGCATCTGGTTTACTAGCTTCATCACGAGATACTTCGATTTCTGAATCGAGTAGGTAATCAAGACTATCTTTAACCGGGATATTTAATTGATTAAGGTCTGAAGCTGCACCAGTCAGACGGATAATATTTTGACCTTCAAGCTTAATACCGGCCTTGAGAATCTCTTCCTGAAATTCAGGGGTGATTTCAGCACCAAGAACAACAACTGAAGTGTTGCCTTTGGTTTGCTCAGATAGGTTTAACTTTTCTGTTTTGTGCTTTTGAGGGCCACCACAACCAACAAGTAAAAGAGTAAAAAGTAGTCCAGCAGTCTTTTTCATAGAGATCCTTCGTTCATTTTGCACACAGGTATTTTAGCTAAATACCCGAATTGCATGGGCGGGATTGAAGTTTTTACATGCGGGTGTTGGCCAAGTCAACACGGCCTAAGTGCAGGGAATTTATAAGGATTTAATCAATTGTTCGGACTTTTAGTGAACGTGGGTCTCATTTTCGGGTGAATGAGGGGCCCGTTCATCGTCCAGGACCCGGAAAAACTCTTTCAGCTCTTCCTCAGAAAGGGTCTCATGGAGCATAAGGGATGAGGCGGCGGACTCCAGAAGTTCCCGGTGATTGCGTAGGAATTCATAGGCCCGAAGATAGGAGTTCATAACAATTCGTTTCACGCATTCATCAATTTCTTTAGCGGTATCATCAGCATAACTAATGCGAGAGAAGCCATCTTTCACATCCAGGAAAGGTGAGGCCGCTTCTTCATAGGTCACAAAGCCCAGCTCTTCAGTCATACCAAATCTCATGACCATTTCACGGGCAATGTTAGTGGCCTTGCCTAAATCATCCGAGGCACCAGTGCTGAGTTTACCGAAGATAAGCATCTCAGCAGCTCGACCACCCATGAGGACCGCCATTTTATTTTCGAGATCTTCTTTCGTCATGAGGTAGCGGTCTTCAGTTGGTCTTTGAATGGTGTAACCCATTGAACCAATTCCATGCGGGATAATTGATACCTTGTGGATCTTATCATCGTGACTCATCCAATAACCCACGAGGGTATGACCCATTTCATGAAAGGCCACGATCTCTTTTTCTTTGGCATTAAGAATTTTATTTTTCTTTTCAATTCCGGCAATGGAGCGCTCGAAAGCGAGAGTGAAGTGATTCATGTTGATGGCGGTGGCATTTTCTCTTGTTGCTATGAGGGCCGCTTCGTTCACGAGGTTCGCGAGATCCGCACCAGTAAATCCCGGAGTAAGACCTGCGATGGAATCAAGATTCACATCCGGTTCCATTTTTACTTTCTTAGAATGAATTTTAAGGATGTCTTCTCGTCCTTTGCGATCAGGACGGTCCACCACCACCTGACGATCAAAACGACCGGCACGCAGTAATGCTGGATCAATCATTTCAGGACGGTTGGTGGCCGCGAGAATAATGATTCCACCTTGGGTATCAAATCCGTCCATCTCAACTAAAAGTTGGTTCAGTGTTTGTTCTTTTTCGTCGTTACCACCCATGATGTTAGAGTGACGAGTTTTTCCGAGAGCATCAAGCTCATCAATGAAGATGATACAAGGCGCGGTTTTCTTCGCTTGTTCAAAAAGGTCTCTTACTCGGGCCGCCCCAACACCAACAAACATCTCTACAAATTCAGCACCGTTCGTAGAGAAGAAGGGAACACCTGCTTCTCCGGCGATGGCCTTTGCGATAAGTGTTTTCCCTGTTCCTGGAGAACCAACAAGAAGAATTCCCTTAGGCATTTTTCCGCCAAGACTTTTGACTTTGTCTGCGTTTTTTAAGAAATCGATGACTTCTCTGAGTTCATCCAATGCCTCATCAGCACCCGCCACATCTTTGAATGTGGTTTTGGTATCGGTCTCGACGTAAATTTTTGCCTTACTTTTTCCAATGGACATGAAAGAGCCACCGCCCCCCATACCTTTAAGTCCCCGTTTCAGGATGTAGTACCAAAAACCAATGAAGAGTATGGTGGGTAAAAAGAAAAGAATGAAACTTCCCATGAAGGAAGAAGATCCTAAACTTTCATAACTCACTTTATATTTATCTAATTGATTGGCGATATCCTGAGGGACAATATTAGTTTGATAACCAACTCTGCCTTTGATGGGTTTTACAAATTCACCGGTGGCACTATCTCCCCGGAGAGTGACGTTTTTGATGTCACCTCGCTCCAGATGCTGTTTAAATTCGCTATAGGAAATTCGCTGCATCTGCGAGCCTTCCAGGCAACTTCTTACGATTAAGAAAGCTAGAATGCCTAGAAAGATGTGGTAATAACTGAATACGAAACGCTTGTTGTTCTCAGTTTCCATTTTGAGATCATAACAAGATTACGCTTCGAGGGCATGATTCACTTATTCCTCTTTAATTAACTCAGTTAACTTCTGCTTTGCACGGTGATGGAAACTTCATCAGTTAGAGTCATGCCTTCTTCTTTTTTTGTAATTCGGAACACATATTTGCCGGGACGAAGCCCAGTAATTTTTGTTGTGAGAGCATGTGGCCTTTCAATCTTCGCAGGACCTCCAGAGATCTTGGTCCACTTATAACTCGAAGCTTGAATATCTGTGGCCTCTGCCGCCAATGTCGTCTTAGAAGTCAAAATGGTTTTATCCTGGCCCGCGAATATTGAACTGGTCACAAGATCAATGATGTTGATCTCTTCAATCGGACCATCGGATTTCTGGCACGAGGTCAGAAGCATAGTGAATATGAGGAGAAGGATGGATGTTCTCATATTCAAAGTTGTAACAAGAATTTGTTATAACAATGTGGAGGCCAGCATTCCATTTATCATGTCTGAGATGACTGATTCTGTCGCTTTCTGTGCTTCAGCTCCGCCTGTGTTAGTAGTTGTCGCCATAATGAGTTTAAGCTTTGGAGCGAGCCAAACCTTGGCGTAGTTCACCGTATTAGATCCATCGTGAGTAAGTGCGGGGCCATTGGCCCAGGATCTTTCATAGCGAAGCCATCCACCATAAGTATAAGGATCTGATCCAGCGCGAGTGTGAAGTTTCAAAAAAGTTGAAGCGTGTACAATTCCGTCGCTGCCATTGAAACCATCAACATGCTGCTGAAGAAATTTTCCCCAGTCTGGTAGTGAGCAATGAACTCTTGCTGCCGGCCCATAACCTTCGGGGTTGTCAATATGAATAGGTGTGAGACCTTTGTGGGCCCAGGTATTTTCTGGTGAAGTTGGACCGAAGCCGCAACTTTTCATATCAAGGGGATTAAAAAGTTTTTCCCGCATGAGAGTTTCCCAGGATTCTCCCGTGAGTTTTTCCAAAATATAGGCAGCGATGATGTAGCTCGTATTGTTGTAATCATAACGCGAACCCGGAGTCGTTACAGGAGCAATTTCGAGGACAGAGCGGGTAATAAGTTCTCGGGCACTGGTTGAGGTATAAGAAGGTGATTGAATCATTCTGAATAAGGAATCGTCTTTAACTCTTGAGAGTCCTGCCCGGTGAACCAATAGGGTTTCATAGGTCATGTTTTGAAAAGAAGCATGTAGATTAAACTCAGGAAGAAGTTCTTTTAGAGGCGAGGTCCAATTGAGCTTACCTTCCTCGATTAAAATCGCGGCAAGGGTCGCTGTCATCGCCTTAGTGCAAGAGCCTAGATGAAATTTATCCGTGGGAAGAAGGGGGGATGGATCACCATATTTTCTCACTCCCAGGGTACTAAGTTCCTGGGTCACTCCATTTCTAATCGTCATGCGGCCAAGACCGGGAAGTTGGAATTCAATCAACAAGGGAAGAGAAGAACTGGTAGAAGATCCAGAAGAACTTTTTCCGCAAGAGATGAGAAGCAAAAGGAGGAAGAGAATGCGCATGCCTCATTCTCAGGGGAGACAAAATTCGAGAATAGAGAGCAAAAATGATCAATACCTCACCGCGGCACTTGGAGTTTTAAAGTGACACGAGTTCGGGCCAGGAGTAGATTTAAGGGATCACTAAAAGGAGTTCTTTTTATGCTATTTGATATGACTGTTCCGCAATTCATTAAGATGCTACATAACCTTGACCTTATTTTGGATAAAGGTGCTCAACTTGCTACCGAGAAAAAGTTTGAAGTGGATGTACTTCTTAACTCTCGCCTTACTCCCAACCAATTCAATCTGATCAAACAAGTTCAGATTGCTTGTGATACGGCAAAGCTTTGTGCCGCTCGTTTATCTGGTAAAGAAGCTCCGACTCATAATGATTCAGAGAAAACACTTCCTGAACTTAAAACAAGAATTGCAGAAACAATCTCATTCTTAAAAACAATCACGGCAGCAGACTTTAAAGATGCTGCGACAAAACACATCTCTCAACCTCGTTGGGAAGGTAAGTATTTGACTGGTGAAGAGTATGTGATTCATCATGCTGTTCCAAACATCTACTTCCACGTAACAACTGCTTACTCAATCCTTCGCCACAATGGTGTTGAAGTTGGTAAGAAAGATTACCTAGGTGAACTACCGTTTAAGAAGTAATTATGGAAAAACCATTTTCAGCTGCTTGTGAAAGAAATGCGGGCCCCATTCTTGGGGTCCTGAAAGAGCATATTACTCATGAGCATAAGCGTTTATTAGAGATTGGTTCAGGAACCGGCCAGCATGCGGTTTATTTCGCCGGTGAATTTCCCTGGATGGAATGGCATCCTTCGGATCTCAAAGTGAATCATGCAGGCATGATCCAGTGGTTTAAAGAGGCCAAGCTTCAGAACATCCTTCCTCCGGTGAAACTGGATGTGGGTAAGGATGATTTTCCAAAATTAAAGTTTGATGTAGTTTATACCGCCAACACGTTTCATATCATGCACTGGAAAGAGTGTAAGTCATTCATGAAGTTATTGGGGCACCGTTTGCGAGAGGGATCTCTTGCGATGATTTATGGTCCCTTTAACTATAACGGAGAGTTTACTTCTGAGAGTAACCGCGAGTTTGATCAGACTTTGAAAGCGAGAGACCCTCTAAGTGGGATTCGTTCTTTTGAAGATGTGAATAACAACATGGAGAAAAATGGCTTTGAGTTATTGGAGGATCAAGAGATGCCGGCCAATAACCGAATGCTGGTTTATCGCCGTCTTAAATTCGTAAAATCTTAGAATAGGTGGCTTGGGATTCTCCAGGCCGCCTGACTTTTTATATTCACCAGCACTAGGGATTGACCTGTCCCGTCCAATGATACATCACCGCCCTTATCGACGATTTGCTTAATGTACTTATCAAGCAGAGTTGTGTTTGCTGGTAATTGGGCAATGATTTTATCCATGGCCTCTGAAGCGTCTTTAAACTGACCCCAACCAACTTTTCTATAAGCATCTGTTACTTGCTGAAGATTTGATTTCAATTCAATTAATAGTTTTGTTTCAGTGGCGTTTTTCTGGGAGATGTTTTCAAAAGCAAAACGTTTCATCTCCGGCATGGGGGTTTGATAAGCATAGAATGGCTCAACACCATCAAAGTCCCAACCCCAAGATACTTTTTTTACTTTAACACCTTGGCAGCCAGTATCAGTTGCATCTTCCTGCATATTTCTAACAGTGACGTTTTTAGTTCCCACAACGTCGATAAGACGACCGTTTACTTTACAATCATAGGTAC
Encoded here:
- a CDS encoding S8 family serine peptidase, which produces MKKTAGLLFTLLLVGCGGPQKHKTEKLNLSEQTKGNTSVVVLGAEITPEFQEEILKAGIKLEGQNIIRLTGAASDLNQLNIPVKDSLDYLLDSEIEVSRDEASKPDADAIYVAKKEFGILDLWKTNPEADGRGVIVGVIDDGISPHQVGFQKTTTGARKFLAKTSQSTFSVYPLVDAEDGFTVEVKEGMTFGGKLDLNQDGTINNWKASVSLDGSRVCLDLNVDDKFDESECKGTFAKTGDYYLLPKKPTLAVMTEVDLVKKTLRVLQPEKDDDSHGEGVASVMAAHNSMGGGNLDGVAPGAQIVDYDLSELTNRPVENEYTLGTFLLAIDWLGSQGAEVANVSYSLFFTNTATQAFMSKALAQIIEKHNIVISFSAGNNGPGLGSLNRRLMYPSSTLVAGAYVPKELDERVWGTTGLPEEGRVVYYSSRGPGAGGAGPTLISPLSSLTHSSPNLGYRAFNGTSSASPALAGAATVLVSAIKQAGMKVNAATVVAALRLSGKRIANEPFVAQGYGLPQIPKALEIYKTLINGQNFQNISLSVNRGGLDGTAAQGIFVRTSQLTDSIETYRVLFTGELSALAPSEATTNLLTPVDIEYTKGIKGPKELWVAVSQSRIAVDVNAEEMLGDANEAFGEIRLYSKADKSLLAVVPVTAVRDLRPRTFLRQSLTVGSQEGARIHLNIPEGVKGVKVRARVVEGESSFLNLGTFTPDYIRAEQIAFTREFVMATPKPGHYQVTMLMNGGTERSATVEFEMEEINLKLNTDIAAAEGGRINISNLAQSSLQGELVLVREVTPIKSQIFNNKKDIPEITMNVAKGNYAVDLLPTAQYDMSYFYANCSIMVQNDKGEFEATDKATYKNDTDKEATLKFRCVPFDLGIAANDNLFWKLQISTIEEEAKVRFDLGGRLKKDFVLPKLGPGIYRVEYSTVFEAKRISLGKIEVI
- the ftsH gene encoding ATP-dependent zinc metalloprotease FtsH, which gives rise to METENNKRFVFSYYHIFLGILAFLIVRSCLEGSQMQRISYSEFKQHLERGDIKNVTLRGDSATGEFVKPIKGRVGYQTNIVPQDIANQLDKYKVSYESLGSSSFMGSFILFFLPTILFIGFWYYILKRGLKGMGGGGSFMSIGKSKAKIYVETDTKTTFKDVAGADEALDELREVIDFLKNADKVKSLGGKMPKGILLVGSPGTGKTLIAKAIAGEAGVPFFSTNGAEFVEMFVGVGAARVRDLFEQAKKTAPCIIFIDELDALGKTRHSNIMGGNDEKEQTLNQLLVEMDGFDTQGGIIILAATNRPEMIDPALLRAGRFDRQVVVDRPDRKGREDILKIHSKKVKMEPDVNLDSIAGLTPGFTGADLANLVNEAALIATRENATAINMNHFTLAFERSIAGIEKKNKILNAKEKEIVAFHEMGHTLVGYWMSHDDKIHKVSIIPHGIGSMGYTIQRPTEDRYLMTKEDLENKMAVLMGGRAAEMLIFGKLSTGASDDLGKATNIAREMVMRFGMTEELGFVTYEEAASPFLDVKDGFSRISYADDTAKEIDECVKRIVMNSYLRAYEFLRNHRELLESAASSLMLHETLSEEELKEFFRVLDDERAPHSPENETHVH
- a CDS encoding PKD domain-containing protein; translated protein: MRTSILLLIFTMLLTSCQKSDGPIEEINIIDLVTSSIFAGQDKTILTSKTTLAAEATDIQASSYKWTKISGGPAKIERPHALTTKITGLRPGKYVFRITKKEEGMTLTDEVSITVQSRS
- a CDS encoding serine hydrolase domain-containing protein; this encodes MRILFLLLLLISCGKSSSGSSTSSSLPLLIEFQLPGLGRMTIRNGVTQELSTLGVRKYGDPSPLLPTDKFHLGSCTKAMTATLAAILIEEGKLNWTSPLKELLPEFNLHASFQNMTYETLLVHRAGLSRVKDDSLFRMIQSPSYTSTSARELITRSVLEIAPVTTPGSRYDYNNTSYIIAAYILEKLTGESWETLMREKLFNPLDMKSCGFGPTSPENTWAHKGLTPIHIDNPEGYGPAARVHCSLPDWGKFLQQHVDGFNGSDGIVHASTFLKLHTRAGSDPYTYGGWLRYERSWANGPALTHDGSNTVNYAKVWLAPKLKLIMATTTNTGGAEAQKATESVISDMINGMLASTLL
- a CDS encoding DUF1993 domain-containing protein, producing MLFDMTVPQFIKMLHNLDLILDKGAQLATEKKFEVDVLLNSRLTPNQFNLIKQVQIACDTAKLCAARLSGKEAPTHNDSEKTLPELKTRIAETISFLKTITAADFKDAATKHISQPRWEGKYLTGEEYVIHHAVPNIYFHVTTAYSILRHNGVEVGKKDYLGELPFKK
- a CDS encoding DUF938 domain-containing protein, with the translated sequence MEKPFSAACERNAGPILGVLKEHITHEHKRLLEIGSGTGQHAVYFAGEFPWMEWHPSDLKVNHAGMIQWFKEAKLQNILPPVKLDVGKDDFPKLKFDVVYTANTFHIMHWKECKSFMKLLGHRLREGSLAMIYGPFNYNGEFTSESNREFDQTLKARDPLSGIRSFEDVNNNMEKNGFELLEDQEMPANNRMLVYRRLKFVKS